In Symbiobacterium terraclitae, a single window of DNA contains:
- a CDS encoding ABC transporter substrate-binding protein translates to MRKNRKSLAAAAVMLALSMVLAACGPKQSAPPPSNGGGTQTQTPSQQQPTNQAPKSKVGGELNLRLDQDPDILNPILSSSAYGSMIYGLVYSSLFDFDTSWAPKPDLAKSWETSEDGLTFTVYLREGVKFHDGAELTAEDVVFTMKAIKDPGYTGPRAASLSSVEDIIAKDKYTVEFKLAEPFAPIFTNINYGILQAKLFEGTAIADMENHPVSWNPVGTGPYIFKEYVRGQYALLERNPNWFRSEEEGGAPFIQTIRMKVIPDDQTALAALENGELDVETPPPAEVKRLLTEYQGKLIPVQYERNGWGYMLLNTTRAPLDDVKVRQALTHALNRQAIVDVALDGEAVVPPGPIPPVSWAYKQDLKTLDYDPAKAEQLLQEAGWTKGADGIYEKNGQKLELQFFATAGSSLIEALATMARQDWEKVGIKVDVQLMDFNAMNETRLQPGEYHIAFQAFNLGLDPDSLYSLFHGKFAQPNAQGLVTSFNRMRYDNPEVNALLEEGRRESDPEKRKEIYGQAQQLIVNDAPVILMYSNLYTDFHTPRVKDVVNFPGGGATLDYLYQWYIEE, encoded by the coding sequence ATGAGAAAGAACCGCAAGTCCCTTGCCGCGGCTGCGGTCATGCTCGCCCTGAGCATGGTTCTCGCCGCGTGCGGCCCCAAGCAGTCGGCTCCGCCTCCCAGCAACGGCGGCGGCACGCAGACGCAGACCCCGTCCCAGCAGCAGCCGACCAATCAGGCTCCCAAGTCCAAGGTCGGCGGGGAGCTGAACCTGCGCCTCGACCAGGACCCTGACATCCTGAACCCGATCCTGTCGTCCTCTGCTTACGGCTCCATGATCTACGGCCTGGTCTACTCCAGCCTCTTCGACTTCGACACCAGCTGGGCGCCCAAGCCCGACCTCGCCAAGAGCTGGGAGACCTCGGAAGACGGCCTGACCTTCACCGTCTATCTGCGTGAGGGCGTCAAGTTCCACGACGGCGCTGAGCTGACCGCCGAGGACGTCGTCTTCACGATGAAGGCCATCAAGGACCCGGGCTACACCGGCCCGCGCGCCGCCTCGCTGTCCTCGGTTGAGGATATCATCGCCAAGGACAAGTACACGGTGGAGTTCAAGCTGGCCGAGCCCTTCGCGCCGATCTTCACCAACATCAACTACGGCATCCTGCAGGCCAAGCTCTTCGAGGGCACTGCGATCGCCGATATGGAGAACCATCCGGTCTCCTGGAACCCTGTCGGCACCGGCCCGTACATCTTCAAGGAGTACGTCCGCGGCCAGTACGCCCTGCTCGAGCGGAATCCCAACTGGTTCCGCAGCGAGGAGGAGGGCGGCGCTCCCTTCATCCAGACCATCCGCATGAAGGTCATCCCGGACGATCAGACCGCTCTGGCCGCCCTGGAGAACGGCGAGCTTGACGTCGAGACCCCGCCGCCCGCCGAGGTGAAGCGCCTGCTCACCGAGTACCAGGGCAAGCTGATCCCGGTGCAGTACGAGCGCAACGGCTGGGGCTACATGCTCCTCAACACCACCCGGGCGCCGCTGGACGACGTGAAGGTCCGCCAGGCCCTGACCCACGCCCTGAACCGGCAGGCGATCGTTGACGTCGCCCTGGACGGCGAGGCCGTGGTGCCGCCCGGCCCGATCCCGCCCGTGTCGTGGGCCTACAAGCAGGACCTGAAGACCCTCGACTACGATCCGGCCAAGGCCGAGCAGCTGCTGCAGGAGGCCGGCTGGACCAAGGGTGCTGACGGCATCTACGAGAAGAACGGGCAGAAGCTCGAGCTCCAGTTCTTCGCCACCGCCGGCTCCAGCCTGATCGAGGCCCTGGCCACCATGGCCCGCCAGGATTGGGAGAAGGTCGGCATCAAGGTTGACGTCCAGCTGATGGACTTCAACGCCATGAACGAGACCCGCCTGCAGCCCGGCGAGTACCACATCGCCTTCCAGGCATTCAACCTCGGCCTCGATCCCGACAGCCTGTACTCGCTCTTCCACGGCAAGTTCGCCCAGCCCAACGCGCAGGGCCTCGTGACCAGCTTCAACCGGATGCGGTACGACAACCCCGAGGTCAACGCCCTGCTCGAGGAGGGCCGCCGGGAGTCCGATCCCGAGAAGCGTAAGGAGATCTACGGCCAGGCGCAGCAGCTGATCGTGAACGATGCGCCGGTCATCCTGATGTACTCCAACCTCTACACCGACTTCCACACTCCGCGGGTGAAGGACGTCGTCAACTTCCCTGGCGGCGGTGCCACGCTGGACTACCTGTACCAGTGGTACATCGAGGAGTAG
- the thiW gene encoding energy coupling factor transporter S component ThiW, with the protein MSRVERLTRMAILVALGVVSSYFSAIPLFGAKLFPAQHAINVVAGAMLGPVYGGVVGLGIAVIRILLGSGTPLAVPGTIFGVVLAGLLYQRTGSRLAAMAGEVIGTGLVGAVAAYPVAVLLLDNAKAAAGGIGFFIPSFAASSAAGALIGGQALVVLQRFRLMAAGRAAYRSGT; encoded by the coding sequence ATGAGCCGGGTCGAACGGCTGACCCGGATGGCGATCCTGGTGGCGCTGGGTGTGGTCTCGTCGTACTTCTCGGCGATTCCGCTGTTCGGGGCGAAGCTCTTCCCCGCCCAGCACGCCATCAACGTGGTCGCGGGTGCCATGCTGGGCCCGGTCTACGGCGGGGTAGTAGGCCTCGGCATCGCGGTGATCCGCATCCTGCTGGGCAGCGGCACCCCGCTGGCCGTCCCGGGGACGATCTTCGGCGTGGTGCTGGCGGGCCTCCTCTACCAGCGCACGGGATCGCGGCTGGCCGCCATGGCCGGCGAGGTGATCGGGACCGGCCTGGTCGGCGCGGTGGCGGCCTATCCGGTGGCGGTGCTGCTGTTGGACAACGCCAAGGCGGCCGCGGGCGGCATCGGCTTCTTCATCCCCAGCTTCGCGGCCAGCAGCGCAGCGGGCGCCCTGATCGGCGGCCAGGCGCTGGTGGTGCTGCAGCGGTTCCGCTTGATGGCGGCAGGCCGTGCGGCCTACCGGAGTGGAACCTGA
- a CDS encoding ABC transporter permease: MTGLTRFLVKRVLNMIPLLFIVTILSFGVMQLAPGGPEYIILSAEADAMSDPAAVEALREKWGLNDPIPVQYFRWVGNMLQGDFGRSYYYRLPVKEVLGTALPNTIQLNVFALFFIYSLSIPLGVISAVRQYSKTDMVVTATAFAGQAAPSFWVATMLIWGVAMKSNGLIPTNGIATPGINFDTYGWISVLADRARYMVLPLTVIVFGGLTGLTRYMRSSMLEVLREDYVRTARAKGLAEKVVIYKHALRNAVLPILAVSGGLLSSMVGGSVIIENVFSWPGIGRVAWQAVNNRDYNVSMAVMLLGAVLTMIGYLLVDIAYVWVDPRIKYD; the protein is encoded by the coding sequence GTGACCGGTTTGACTCGATTCCTGGTGAAGCGAGTCCTGAACATGATTCCTCTCCTCTTCATCGTAACCATCCTGTCCTTCGGGGTCATGCAGTTGGCGCCGGGCGGTCCCGAGTACATCATCCTCTCGGCCGAAGCGGACGCGATGTCTGACCCGGCGGCGGTGGAGGCCCTCCGCGAAAAGTGGGGACTGAACGACCCGATTCCGGTTCAGTACTTCCGCTGGGTGGGCAACATGCTCCAGGGCGACTTCGGTCGTTCCTACTACTACCGGCTGCCGGTCAAGGAAGTGCTGGGCACCGCGCTGCCCAACACGATCCAGCTCAACGTCTTCGCGCTGTTCTTCATCTACTCGCTGTCGATCCCGCTTGGCGTCATCTCAGCCGTTCGGCAGTATTCGAAGACCGACATGGTGGTGACGGCGACGGCGTTCGCCGGTCAGGCGGCACCCAGCTTCTGGGTGGCGACCATGCTCATCTGGGGCGTGGCCATGAAGTCCAACGGCCTCATTCCTACCAACGGCATCGCAACCCCGGGCATCAACTTCGATACCTACGGCTGGATCAGCGTGCTGGCCGACCGGGCCAGGTACATGGTCCTGCCTCTGACCGTAATCGTGTTCGGCGGCCTTACCGGCCTCACCCGCTACATGCGCTCCAGCATGCTGGAGGTCCTGCGTGAGGACTACGTGCGTACGGCGCGTGCCAAGGGCCTGGCCGAGAAGGTCGTGATCTACAAGCACGCCCTGCGCAACGCCGTGCTGCCGATCCTGGCCGTCTCGGGCGGCCTCCTGAGCAGCATGGTGGGCGGGTCGGTCATCATCGAGAACGTCTTCTCGTGGCCGGGCATCGGCCGGGTGGCCTGGCAGGCCGTGAATAACCGTGACTACAACGTCTCCATGGCGGTCATGCTCTTGGGCGCCGTGCTGACGATGATCGGCTATCTGCTGGTCGACATCGCCTACGTGTGGGTCGACCCGCGCATCAAGTACGACTAG
- the thiD gene encoding bifunctional hydroxymethylpyrimidine kinase/phosphomethylpyrimidine kinase: MTQPRALTIAGSDSGGGAGIQADLKTFTVLRTYGTSVITCVTAQNTLGVTGVYPLTPDQVAAQLDAVLSDIGTDSAKTGMLYDAPIIAVVADRVRRYGIRNLVVDPVMIAKGGHPLLLPEAQAAVRELLLPLALVVTPNLPEAEALTGMTIRTRADMAAAGRRLLQMGARAAVVKGGHLEEGPAADLLVAADGSQQWLEAERAESRHTHGTGCTFSAAIAAGLARGLQLPEAVSLAKAFISLAIRKAPGIGAGHGPTNHLAWLEEGCGLPGEGDERR, from the coding sequence ATGACCCAGCCCCGGGCCTTGACGATCGCCGGCTCCGACTCGGGCGGCGGCGCCGGCATCCAGGCCGACCTGAAGACCTTCACCGTCCTCCGGACCTACGGGACCTCCGTGATCACCTGCGTCACCGCGCAGAACACCCTGGGGGTGACCGGGGTCTACCCCCTCACCCCCGACCAGGTCGCGGCCCAGCTGGACGCCGTGCTTTCCGACATCGGCACAGACAGCGCCAAGACCGGCATGCTCTACGACGCGCCCATCATCGCCGTGGTCGCCGACCGGGTGCGGCGGTACGGCATCCGCAACCTGGTGGTCGACCCGGTGATGATTGCCAAGGGCGGACACCCCCTGCTGCTGCCCGAGGCACAGGCCGCGGTGCGGGAGCTGCTGCTGCCCCTGGCGCTGGTGGTGACGCCCAACCTGCCTGAGGCCGAGGCCCTGACGGGCATGACCATCCGCACCCGCGCGGACATGGCGGCCGCCGGGCGCCGACTCCTGCAGATGGGGGCTAGGGCGGCCGTGGTCAAGGGCGGCCACCTGGAGGAAGGGCCGGCCGCCGACCTGCTGGTCGCCGCCGACGGCAGCCAGCAGTGGCTGGAGGCGGAGCGGGCGGAGAGTCGGCACACCCACGGGACGGGATGCACCTTCAGTGCCGCCATCGCAGCCGGGCTCGCAAGGGGGCTGCAGTTGCCCGAGGCCGTCTCCCTGGCCAAGGCGTTCATCTCCCTGGCGATTCGGAAGGCGCCGGGAATCGGCGCCGGGCACGGCCCCACCAACCACCTGGCCTGGCTGGAGGAAGGGTGCGGGCTGCCGGGAGAGGGGGACGAGCGGCGATGA
- a CDS encoding NUDIX hydrolase, which yields MGKPVQNSIECWVIRRVEDAEDAVLLLHKPASPDAPGGFWQPITGGIYEGETPREACVREISEETGLTIRTEDLRPVPGHWEFDLPHQVIRKDLFWVEVPEATDGITLTEHHGWRWVPVSAVETALHWESNRHTWTAVRGRILQP from the coding sequence GTGGGTAAGCCCGTCCAGAACAGCATCGAGTGCTGGGTGATCCGCCGCGTGGAGGATGCGGAGGATGCCGTACTCCTCCTTCACAAGCCGGCGAGCCCGGACGCTCCGGGGGGTTTCTGGCAGCCCATTACGGGAGGCATCTACGAAGGGGAGACCCCGCGCGAGGCTTGCGTCCGAGAGATCAGTGAAGAGACCGGCCTGACGATACGGACGGAGGATCTCCGCCCGGTTCCTGGCCACTGGGAGTTCGACCTCCCCCATCAGGTCATCCGAAAGGATCTGTTCTGGGTGGAGGTTCCAGAGGCGACCGACGGGATCACCCTGACGGAACACCACGGGTGGCGCTGGGTTCCGGTCTCCGCCGTGGAGACGGCGCTGCACTGGGAATCCAACCGGCACACGTGGACTGCGGTCCGCGGTCGCATCCTGCAGCCATGA
- a CDS encoding heptaprenylglyceryl phosphate synthase: MSASPVTWPPAPDWRAWRHVTKLDPDRPLGRAALDAVYRSGTDAIVLGGSAGMTQAAVLDMLARLADSPVPVALEVSTLESAVPGPALFLIPLVLNAPDSRWLGGAQADALSHILPVVGEYIPWDLLLPEAYLVLNPDCTAARITGADTQITPEGAAAWAALAGRVLRLPLVYVEYSGTFGDMALLQAVREHAGPARVVYGGGIRSAREAERAARWAHTVVVGNLVYEDPHLLAETVAAVRG; encoded by the coding sequence ATGTCCGCATCGCCGGTAACCTGGCCGCCCGCCCCGGACTGGCGGGCCTGGCGGCACGTGACGAAACTCGATCCCGACCGCCCGCTGGGCCGCGCGGCGCTGGATGCGGTCTACCGCAGCGGCACCGACGCCATCGTGCTGGGCGGCTCCGCCGGTATGACGCAGGCGGCGGTGCTGGACATGCTGGCTCGCCTTGCCGACAGCCCGGTGCCGGTCGCCCTCGAGGTCTCCACGCTGGAGTCGGCCGTGCCGGGCCCCGCCCTCTTTCTGATCCCCCTCGTGCTGAACGCCCCCGACAGCCGCTGGCTGGGCGGCGCCCAGGCGGACGCCCTGTCACACATCCTCCCCGTCGTCGGCGAGTACATCCCGTGGGACCTGCTGCTCCCCGAGGCCTACCTGGTCCTGAACCCGGACTGCACCGCGGCCCGCATCACGGGGGCAGACACGCAGATCACCCCGGAGGGTGCGGCGGCGTGGGCGGCGCTCGCCGGGCGCGTGCTGCGGCTGCCGCTCGTCTACGTGGAGTACAGCGGTACCTTCGGCGACATGGCCCTGCTGCAGGCGGTCCGGGAGCACGCCGGGCCGGCCCGCGTCGTCTACGGCGGCGGGATCCGCTCGGCGCGGGAGGCCGAGCGGGCCGCCCGCTGGGCCCACACCGTCGTGGTGGGCAACCTGGTCTACGAGGATCCGCACCTGCTGGCCGAGACGGTGGCCGCCGTCCGGGGGTGA
- a CDS encoding aminoglycoside phosphotransferase family protein codes for MNPGSRAEGHDRLLAAWRERLGAQRAEPLPQQAGSPNHHFAVYTQAGEQPYFVKVVSDGRRFRREGIACRFLSARGFPHLTIRGEGSVSDHLFWRAFDWLSGRPFTPSTPREVAAAGRVLGTVHRASAGVDLEGLPRIRSLTDVLEPMLDRLAHTAPAAFAAVAPVAASARRLYPVVQASDEAQPSVLLHGDFGWRNLLVRADHTLVLLDFERAFIGPAWLDLAKSVDRELRVPEGTDGASWSR; via the coding sequence ATGAACCCGGGCTCCAGGGCAGAAGGCCATGACCGGCTGCTCGCGGCATGGCGGGAGCGTCTGGGCGCGCAACGGGCGGAGCCGTTGCCGCAGCAGGCGGGCTCGCCCAACCACCACTTTGCGGTGTACACCCAGGCGGGTGAACAGCCCTATTTTGTCAAGGTGGTATCAGACGGCAGGCGCTTCCGGCGGGAAGGAATCGCGTGCCGGTTTCTGTCGGCGCGCGGATTTCCCCATTTGACCATTCGCGGGGAGGGTTCTGTTTCCGATCACCTCTTCTGGCGTGCATTCGACTGGCTCAGCGGACGCCCGTTCACGCCATCCACTCCCCGGGAGGTGGCGGCGGCGGGGCGCGTCCTGGGAACGGTCCACCGCGCATCGGCCGGAGTGGACCTGGAGGGGCTTCCACGGATCCGATCCCTGACCGATGTGCTGGAGCCGATGCTGGACCGCTTGGCGCACACAGCCCCTGCGGCGTTCGCCGCGGTAGCCCCGGTAGCCGCCAGCGCGCGGCGGCTCTACCCCGTCGTGCAGGCGTCTGACGAAGCGCAGCCCTCCGTGCTCCTGCACGGCGATTTCGGCTGGCGCAACCTGCTCGTGCGCGCTGACCACACGCTCGTGCTTCTGGACTTCGAGCGCGCGTTCATCGGCCCGGCCTGGCTGGACCTGGCCAAGAGTGTCGATCGGGAGCTGCGGGTTCCGGAGGGCACGGACGGCGCATCCTGGAGCAGGTGA
- a CDS encoding ABC transporter permease, translating into MAAPHLNTEAQDQLQGLAHEESQFRQFVRRFARNKLAVVGLIVLVFLYTVAFLAPFLASEPLDAPVNPAARFLPPLSPGHPLGTDNLGRDLLSRIIWGSRISLSVGFVAMGVAVVLGSLVGSIAGYYGGTWIDIVLMRIAEAIDVIPVFFLLVTVVAVLKPSVYNIMVVIGVTSWPGLAYIVRGQFLSLRQRDFTEASRAMGATDSRLIFRHILPNAVAPIIVSATLRIGGAILSEAGLSFLGLGAPPPSVSWGQILSVSRSFLKQGPWLMFWPGLAIFITVLAFNFVGDGVRDALDPKLKR; encoded by the coding sequence GTGGCGGCGCCGCATCTCAACACTGAGGCCCAGGATCAGCTGCAGGGTCTCGCCCATGAGGAGAGCCAGTTCCGGCAGTTCGTCCGCCGCTTCGCCCGCAACAAGCTGGCCGTCGTGGGGCTTATCGTGCTCGTCTTCCTGTACACCGTCGCCTTCCTGGCCCCGTTCCTCGCGAGCGAGCCGCTGGATGCGCCGGTGAATCCGGCGGCGCGCTTCCTGCCGCCCCTGTCGCCCGGGCACCCCCTGGGCACGGACAACCTTGGGCGGGATCTGCTCTCCCGGATCATCTGGGGCAGCCGCATCTCGCTCTCGGTCGGCTTTGTCGCGATGGGCGTTGCGGTGGTGCTGGGCTCTCTGGTGGGCTCCATCGCCGGCTACTACGGGGGTACGTGGATTGACATCGTGCTGATGCGTATCGCTGAGGCCATCGACGTCATCCCGGTCTTCTTCCTGCTGGTGACGGTGGTTGCTGTTCTCAAACCCAGCGTCTACAACATCATGGTCGTCATCGGCGTCACGTCGTGGCCCGGGCTGGCGTACATCGTGCGCGGCCAGTTCCTCAGCCTGAGGCAGCGCGACTTCACCGAGGCCTCCCGTGCCATGGGGGCCACGGACAGCCGACTGATCTTCCGCCACATCCTGCCCAACGCCGTTGCGCCGATCATCGTCTCGGCCACCCTGCGCATCGGTGGGGCCATCCTCTCCGAGGCCGGCCTCTCCTTCCTGGGGCTGGGCGCTCCGCCTCCCTCCGTCTCGTGGGGGCAGATTCTGTCGGTGTCGCGGTCGTTCCTGAAGCAGGGCCCGTGGCTGATGTTCTGGCCAGGCCTCGCGATCTTCATCACCGTGCTGGCGTTCAACTTCGTCGGCGACGGCGTCCGCGATGCACTGGACCCGAAGCTGAAGCGGTAA
- the uvrB gene encoding excinuclease ABC subunit UvrB, whose translation MKPFKVVSEFEPRGDQPKAIAALAEGVVRGAREQILLGATGTGKTFTIAKVIEKVQKPTLVLAHNKILAAQLCSEFQEFFPENAVEYFVSYYDYYQPEAYIPSTDTYIEKDALINDEIDKLRHSATMALFERRDVIIVASVSCIYGLGSPADYKDLAVSLRVGNQVDRDHILRRLVDIQYERNDANFVRNKFRVRGDVVEIYPAGAHERAVRVEWFGDEIDRISEFDPLTGEITGTMNHVAIYPASHYVVADEKREQALISIEEELEERLKELRAQGKLLEAQRLEQRTRNDLEMLREIGFCTGIENYSRHLTGRAPGEPPYTLLDFFPDDWLLVVDESHVTIPQVAAMYNGDRSRKENLIEYGFRLPSAADNRPLKFSEFEARINQVIYCSATPGPYELDRVPPSLVVEQIVRPTGLLDPEVEVRPIKGQIDDLYAEIRARVARNQRVLVTTLTKKMAEDLTEYFKELGVKVRYMHSDVETIERMQIVRDLRLGVFDVLVGINLLREGLDIPEVSLVAILDADKEGFLRAERSLIQTIGRAARNAEGKVIMYADRVTQSMQRAISETNRRRAIQAAYNREHGIVPKTVVKPVRDVIQAVKPAEDAAPINLLDTPRHEIPKLIEKLRKEMRQAAKDLEFERAAELRDLIIELEKRR comes from the coding sequence GTGAAACCGTTCAAGGTCGTCTCGGAGTTCGAGCCGCGGGGTGACCAGCCCAAGGCCATCGCGGCGCTGGCCGAGGGCGTGGTGCGGGGGGCGCGCGAGCAGATTCTGCTGGGGGCCACCGGCACCGGCAAGACCTTCACCATCGCGAAGGTGATCGAGAAGGTGCAGAAGCCGACGCTGGTGCTGGCCCACAACAAGATCCTGGCGGCCCAGCTCTGCTCGGAGTTCCAGGAGTTCTTCCCGGAGAACGCCGTGGAGTACTTCGTATCTTACTACGACTACTACCAGCCGGAAGCCTACATCCCATCGACAGATACCTACATTGAGAAGGACGCGCTGATCAACGACGAGATCGATAAGCTGCGCCACTCGGCCACGATGGCGCTGTTCGAACGGCGCGACGTGATCATCGTGGCCTCGGTCTCGTGCATCTACGGCCTGGGCTCGCCCGCCGACTACAAGGACCTGGCCGTCTCCCTGCGCGTGGGCAACCAGGTGGACCGCGACCACATCCTGCGCCGCCTGGTCGATATCCAGTACGAGCGGAACGACGCGAACTTCGTGCGCAACAAGTTCCGGGTGCGGGGCGACGTGGTGGAGATCTACCCCGCCGGCGCCCACGAGCGGGCGGTTCGGGTGGAGTGGTTCGGCGACGAGATCGACCGCATCTCCGAGTTCGATCCCCTGACCGGCGAGATCACCGGCACGATGAACCACGTGGCCATCTACCCCGCCAGCCACTACGTCGTGGCCGACGAGAAGCGGGAGCAGGCGCTGATCTCCATCGAGGAGGAGCTGGAGGAGCGGCTGAAGGAGCTGCGCGCCCAGGGGAAGCTGCTGGAGGCGCAGCGGCTGGAGCAGCGGACCCGGAACGACCTGGAGATGCTGCGGGAGATCGGCTTCTGCACGGGCATCGAGAACTACAGCCGCCACCTCACGGGGCGGGCGCCCGGCGAGCCGCCGTACACGCTGCTGGACTTCTTCCCCGACGACTGGCTGCTGGTGGTGGACGAGAGCCACGTCACCATCCCGCAGGTGGCGGCGATGTACAACGGCGACCGGTCGCGCAAGGAGAACCTGATCGAGTACGGCTTCCGCCTGCCGTCGGCAGCCGACAACCGGCCGCTCAAGTTCTCCGAGTTCGAGGCGCGCATCAACCAGGTGATCTACTGCTCGGCCACCCCGGGCCCGTACGAGCTGGACCGGGTGCCGCCGTCGCTGGTGGTGGAGCAGATCGTGCGCCCCACCGGCCTGCTGGACCCGGAGGTGGAGGTGCGGCCCATCAAGGGGCAGATCGACGACCTCTACGCCGAGATCCGGGCGAGGGTGGCGAGGAACCAGCGGGTGCTGGTCACCACGCTCACCAAGAAGATGGCCGAAGACCTGACCGAGTACTTCAAGGAGCTCGGCGTGAAGGTGCGCTACATGCACTCGGACGTGGAGACCATCGAGCGCATGCAGATCGTCCGCGACCTGCGGCTGGGCGTGTTCGACGTCCTGGTGGGCATCAACCTGCTGCGGGAGGGGCTGGACATCCCCGAGGTGTCTCTGGTGGCGATCCTCGACGCGGACAAGGAGGGCTTCCTGCGGGCGGAACGCTCGCTGATCCAGACCATCGGCCGGGCGGCGCGCAACGCCGAGGGCAAGGTGATCATGTACGCAGACCGGGTGACGCAGTCGATGCAGCGGGCGATCAGCGAGACCAACCGGCGCCGGGCGATCCAGGCGGCGTACAACCGGGAGCACGGCATCGTGCCGAAGACGGTCGTGAAGCCGGTGCGCGACGTGATCCAGGCGGTGAAGCCGGCGGAGGACGCGGCGCCCATCAACCTGCTGGATACGCCGCGGCATGAGATTCCGAAGCTGATCGAGAAGCTGCGCAAGGAGATGCGGCAGGCGGCCAAGGACCTGGAGTTCGAGCGGGCCGCGGAGCTGCGTGACCTGATCATCGAGCTGGAGAAGCGAAGGTAG
- the thiM gene encoding hydroxyethylthiazole kinase, with amino-acid sequence MTGLPERVRDRRPLVHAMTNYVTMDWVARGLLAAGARPVMARDGAEAPQVVAVADALVLNLGNWSPALQQAMLEAGEVASRHGIPVVLDPVGAGGTAIRTRAALELLERVKVTAVRGNAGEIMALAGDQGLVRGVDAAQEALGLRVERAARAVARRSGCVVAVTGPADLVTDGRRTLAVRAGHPLMAQIPGSGCLATALVAAALAAQGDGAPSVAVVAEALLWAGWAGEEAARKASGPGSFAVAYLDQLGQAGPLPAGRIAPPLSDLLSLYVLVSGATPLSVVEAVLQAGCRMIQFREKHLPLPVQVEAAARVREACWRHGALLLINDRVDLAQAVGADGVHLGQDDLPVAVARRILGPGAIVGATCETAGEARIAQAAGADYIGTGPVYATPSKADAGKPYGPDVVRRVSEAIRLPVVGIGGIGIGGAAPVIRAGGVGVAVISSVVGAPDPGAAARAILDEVERAKEGVLA; translated from the coding sequence ATGACGGGACTGCCTGAAAGGGTCCGGGACCGGCGCCCCCTGGTCCACGCCATGACCAACTACGTGACGATGGACTGGGTGGCCCGGGGGCTCCTGGCCGCCGGCGCCCGGCCGGTGATGGCCCGGGACGGAGCGGAGGCTCCCCAGGTCGTCGCCGTGGCCGACGCCCTGGTGCTCAACCTGGGCAACTGGAGCCCCGCGCTGCAGCAGGCGATGCTGGAAGCAGGTGAGGTGGCCTCCCGGCACGGGATCCCGGTGGTCCTGGATCCTGTGGGTGCAGGCGGAACGGCGATCCGGACGCGCGCCGCCCTCGAGCTGCTGGAGCGGGTGAAGGTGACCGCCGTCCGCGGCAACGCCGGGGAGATCATGGCGCTGGCGGGCGACCAGGGGCTGGTGCGCGGTGTCGACGCGGCGCAGGAGGCGCTCGGCCTGCGGGTGGAGCGGGCGGCCCGCGCCGTGGCACGGCGCTCCGGCTGCGTCGTGGCCGTCACAGGGCCTGCGGACCTGGTGACCGACGGCCGGCGCACCCTGGCGGTCCGGGCGGGCCACCCGCTGATGGCGCAGATCCCCGGGAGCGGGTGCCTGGCGACCGCGCTCGTGGCGGCAGCGCTGGCTGCACAGGGCGATGGCGCCCCGTCCGTTGCCGTGGTGGCGGAGGCGCTCCTGTGGGCCGGCTGGGCGGGCGAGGAGGCGGCGAGAAAGGCGTCAGGACCCGGCAGCTTCGCCGTCGCCTACCTCGATCAGCTGGGTCAGGCAGGCCCGCTGCCGGCGGGACGGATCGCCCCGCCCCTTTCGGATCTGCTCAGCCTGTACGTGCTGGTCAGCGGCGCTACCCCCCTGAGCGTGGTGGAGGCGGTCCTGCAGGCGGGGTGCCGGATGATCCAGTTCAGGGAGAAGCACCTCCCTCTTCCGGTCCAGGTGGAGGCGGCCGCCCGCGTGCGGGAGGCCTGCTGGCGGCACGGGGCGCTGCTCCTGATCAACGATCGGGTCGACCTTGCGCAGGCGGTCGGGGCCGACGGCGTCCACCTCGGGCAGGACGACCTGCCCGTCGCGGTCGCCCGGCGGATCCTGGGGCCGGGCGCGATCGTCGGGGCGACCTGCGAGACCGCCGGGGAGGCGCGGATCGCCCAGGCGGCCGGGGCGGACTACATCGGCACCGGCCCGGTCTACGCGACCCCGTCCAAGGCGGACGCCGGCAAGCCCTACGGCCCGGACGTCGTCCGGCGGGTGAGCGAGGCGATCCGCCTGCCGGTGGTCGGCATCGGCGGAATCGGCATCGGTGGCGCGGCGCCCGTCATCCGGGCGGGGGGCGTAGGGGTGGCGGTGATCTCCTCCGTCGTGGGGGCGCCCGACCCCGGGGCGGCGGCCCGCGCCATTCTGGACGAGGTCGAAAGGGCAAAGGAGGGGGTCCTCGCATGA